In Neoarius graeffei isolate fNeoGra1 chromosome 9, fNeoGra1.pri, whole genome shotgun sequence, one genomic interval encodes:
- the LOC132891552 gene encoding interferon-induced protein 44-like codes for MGSTPTKPEFVTVLAEKDVEIGDNFILRCEANTEDVTASWEKDGYKLVCVEGKHVVRKIGEKCVLEIVNAQAADEGNYTIKLSNTGGSASCSALVRVKINKWREVQWSQYERLNSLKTFNVCNEVQELHFLLYGPIGAGKSSTINTIRSIFEGRQFVNCLAAAGSGTSHTKKYEQFTFENEEGSFPFTFSDIMGAEAEGGVHTEDIILALKGHMKEGYLFNSATPLSESNRYYNQNPSLSDQMHCLVFITPADKISMMNKGFLEKLTRLRETASRMGIPQVVFMTRVDCACQLTKENLRNIYKSRKIKQKMDECSNVLGVPVNCIFPIMNYHEGTHMNEDINCLMLDALIQIINWANDYVVKSSKNQISHQQPQCE; via the exons ATGGGATCCACTCCAACCAAACCTG AATTTGTCACAGTTCTGGCTGAAAAAGATGTTGAAATTGGAGATAATTTTATTCTTCGATGTGAGGCAAACACAGAAGATGTAACAGCCTCATGGGAAAAGGACGGCTACAAATTGGTTTGTGTGGAGGGCAAGCATGTTGTGAGAAAAATTGGTGAAAAATGTGTCTTGGAAATTGTAAATGCTCAGGCCGCTGATGAAGGGAATTACACCATAAAGCTAAGCAACACTGGAGGTTCTGCATCATGCTCTGCCCTTGTCAGAGTCA AAATTAACAAATGGAGGGAAGTACAATGGAG TCAATACGAAAGGTTGAATTCCCTCAAGACATTTAATGTTTGTAATGAAGTCCAAGAGCTCCACTTCCTCCTGTATGGACCAATTGGAGCAGGAAAGTCCAGCACCATAAACACCATCAGATCCATTTTTGAAGGACGTCAGTTTGTCAACTGTCTGGCTGCTGCAGGATCTGGTACGAGTCATACTAAAAAA TATGAGCAATTTACATTTGAAAATGAGGAAGGATCATTCCCTTTTACCTTCAGTGATATAATGGGTGCAGAAGCAGAAGGTGGAGTCCACACTGAAGAtatcatccttgctttaaaaggtCATATGAAAGAGGGTTACCTG TTTAACTCTGCAACTCCACTGTCTGAAAGCAATCGTTATTACAACCAAAATCCCAGCCTGAGTGATCAGATGCACTGCCTGGTGTTTATCACACCAGCTGACAAGATTTCAATGATGAACAAAGGTTTTCTTGAAAAATTGACGCGTCTCAGAGAAACAGCAAGCAGAATGG GAATCCCTCAAGTGGTTTTCATGACAAGAGTCGACTGCGCATGTCAATTGACGAAGGAGAACTTGCGAAATATCTACAAAAGCAGAAAAATCAAACAAAAA ATGGATGAATGCAGTAATGTACTGGGTGTGCCTGTGAACTGTATCTTCCCTATCATGAACTATCACGAGGGGACCCATATGAATGAGGACATAAACTGCCTGATGCTGGATGCTTTAATACAGATTATCAACTGGGCAAATGATTATGTGGTCAAAAGTTCCAAAAACCAAATTTCACATCAACAACCACAATGTGAATAA